A DNA window from Micromonospora sp. NBC_01739 contains the following coding sequences:
- a CDS encoding 4Fe-4S cluster-binding domain-containing protein translates to MSEPAPIPRSGAQTVALARFLPTTRAEGPGERTAIWVQGCAIRCPGCFNPHLWGFRGGEQVAPRELARRVLDAGTEGLTLLGGEPFDQSAALAEVAAEVGAAGLSVMTFTGYTRTRLTAAVEAGRTDVAALLAATDLLVAGPFEADRIDTARPWVGSTNQEFVLLSDRFPGLLDELSVSPDRVEITVDPAGRVAVNGWADPDSLDELLAGLRGPHR, encoded by the coding sequence ATGTCTGAACCTGCTCCGATTCCGCGCTCCGGGGCGCAGACGGTGGCCCTGGCCCGGTTCCTTCCCACCACCCGGGCCGAGGGGCCGGGGGAGCGGACCGCCATCTGGGTGCAGGGCTGCGCCATCCGCTGCCCCGGCTGTTTCAACCCCCACCTGTGGGGGTTTCGCGGCGGCGAGCAGGTGGCCCCGAGGGAGTTGGCCCGTCGGGTGCTCGACGCCGGCACCGAGGGGCTGACCCTGCTGGGTGGGGAACCCTTCGACCAGTCGGCCGCCCTGGCCGAGGTGGCCGCCGAGGTGGGCGCGGCCGGACTGTCCGTGATGACCTTCACCGGCTACACCCGCACCCGGTTGACGGCGGCCGTCGAGGCCGGGCGTACCGATGTGGCCGCCCTGCTGGCGGCGACCGACCTGCTGGTGGCCGGTCCCTTCGAGGCGGACCGGATCGACACCGCCCGCCCCTGGGTGGGTTCCACCAATCAGGAGTTCGTGTTGCTCAGCGACCGGTTCCCGGGTCTGCTGGACGAGCTGTCGGTCAGCCCGGACCGGGTCGAGATCACCGTCGACCCGGCCGGTCGGGTCGCGGTGAACGGGTGGGCCGACCCGGACTCCCTGGACGAGTTGCTGGCCGGCCTGCGGGGTCCGCACCGCTGA
- a CDS encoding sensor histidine kinase, whose translation MTSAVIPDHPGLLPGALDPTRPGFRRTPRDWLVDSLCFLVAIGWVVVATLDAASPRPAYAERLPYPWMILADAVIGVSLAVALWFRRRWPVGLAVATLPLSAFSMTAVVSLLVIYFTVVVHRRTAVALAVTAGGLVANMFFALLRPDPDLTYWPATIWGVVITLLVLAWGMFVRARRQLVLSLRERAERAEAEQQLRVAQAQQVERTRIAREMHDVLAHRISLLSLHAGALEFRPDAPAEEVARAAGVIRSSAHAALQDLREVIGVLRTEGSLATEPERPQPTIADLPTLVAESRAAGVRVELRDEVSAAAELPAATGRTAYRIVQEGLTNARKHARGAAVTVGLRGAPAEGLSVEIRNRWPVGEPTGEAIPGAGTGLIGVAERVHLAGGRLEHGRDRSGDFRLAAWLPWPAT comes from the coding sequence GTGACCAGCGCCGTCATCCCCGACCATCCCGGGTTGCTGCCGGGGGCGCTCGATCCCACCCGTCCGGGCTTTCGGCGTACCCCCCGGGACTGGCTGGTCGACAGCCTCTGTTTCCTGGTGGCCATCGGCTGGGTGGTGGTGGCCACCCTGGACGCGGCTTCCCCGAGGCCGGCCTACGCCGAGCGGCTGCCGTACCCCTGGATGATCCTCGCGGACGCGGTGATCGGGGTGTCCCTGGCGGTGGCCCTGTGGTTCCGTCGCCGCTGGCCGGTCGGGCTGGCCGTGGCCACCCTGCCGTTGTCGGCGTTCTCGATGACCGCGGTGGTCTCGCTGCTGGTCATCTACTTCACGGTCGTGGTGCACCGGCGTACCGCGGTGGCCCTGGCGGTCACCGCGGGTGGCCTGGTCGCGAACATGTTCTTCGCGCTGCTGCGTCCCGATCCCGACCTGACCTACTGGCCGGCCACCATCTGGGGGGTGGTGATCACCCTGCTGGTGCTGGCCTGGGGGATGTTCGTCCGGGCCCGGCGGCAGTTGGTGCTCTCCCTGCGGGAGCGCGCCGAGCGGGCCGAGGCCGAGCAGCAACTGCGGGTGGCCCAGGCCCAGCAGGTGGAGCGCACCCGGATAGCCCGGGAGATGCACGACGTGCTGGCCCACCGGATCTCCCTGCTCAGCCTGCACGCCGGGGCCCTGGAATTCCGTCCGGACGCCCCCGCAGAGGAGGTGGCCCGGGCCGCCGGGGTGATCCGCAGCAGTGCCCATGCCGCCCTGCAGGATCTGCGCGAGGTGATCGGGGTGCTGCGGACGGAGGGTTCGCTGGCCACGGAGCCGGAGCGTCCCCAGCCCACCATCGCGGACCTGCCCACCCTGGTCGCCGAATCCCGGGCCGCCGGGGTCCGGGTAGAGCTGCGGGACGAGGTGTCCGCTGCGGCGGAACTGCCCGCCGCCACCGGTCGGACCGCGTACCGGATCGTGCAGGAGGGGTTGACCAACGCCCGTAAGCACGCCCGGGGGGCGGCCGTCACTGTGGGGCTGCGTGGCGCACCGGCCGAGGGGTTGAGCGTGGAGATCCGTAACCGGTGGCCGGTGGGCGAGCCGACCGGGGAAGCCATCCCCGGCGCCGGCACCGGCCTGATCGGCGTCGCCGAGCGGGTGCACCTGGCCGGCGGGCGGCTGGAACACGGCCGCGACCGCAGTGGTGACTTCCGCCTGGCCGCCTGGCTGCCCTGGCCGGCGACATGA
- a CDS encoding M28 family metallopeptidase, which yields MVAAIAASTLLGTMALAGPAQASPNNNTVAKLTKAVTVKGVLKHLDKFQDIANANNGTRASGTSGYDASADYVVRLLKKAGYQVTRQQFDFAFYEEFGSSFAQVAPTATTYVDGVDYTLMDYSGAGVAQGLVVPVDLALDPPRASTSGCEASDFAGVDVVGKIALVQRGTCAFGDKVANAEAAGAIGAIMMNQGNGTPEANADRYDLFAGTLGAPVGIPAVSVSYYTGAQFATTPGLTVRIEADTTSEIRSTENVIAQSKHGRTDNVVMAGAHLDSDPAGPGFNDNATGSAALLEVALQMAKVKPYNAVRFAWWGAEEAGLIGSQYYVDSLSPQQVDDIALYLNFDMIGSPNYVFGVYDGDDSAQEGSGPGPEGSAQIEKVFEKFFASRKLPTVASDFTGRSDYGAFIDVQIPAGGLFTGAEGVKTAEEAALFGGVAGVAYDPCYHLACDSRTPVADGGDPAVYKSLGKKYKLHGNVNVFALDVNSDAVAASVITFAFDTSAVNGVPGKAPGKGKGKGHKHHHKHGHKHHWK from the coding sequence GTGGTTGCCGCTATCGCGGCCAGCACCCTCCTGGGCACGATGGCGCTGGCCGGCCCGGCGCAGGCCAGCCCGAACAACAACACCGTCGCCAAGCTGACCAAGGCGGTGACGGTCAAGGGGGTACTCAAGCACCTCGACAAGTTCCAGGACATCGCGAACGCCAACAACGGCACCCGCGCCTCCGGGACCTCGGGTTACGACGCGAGCGCGGACTACGTGGTCCGGCTGCTGAAGAAGGCCGGGTACCAGGTGACCCGGCAGCAGTTCGACTTCGCCTTCTACGAGGAGTTCGGCTCCTCGTTCGCCCAGGTGGCGCCGACGGCCACGACGTACGTCGACGGGGTCGACTACACCCTGATGGACTACTCCGGCGCCGGGGTCGCCCAGGGGCTCGTCGTCCCGGTCGACCTGGCCCTCGACCCGCCGCGGGCCTCGACCTCGGGTTGCGAGGCCAGCGACTTCGCCGGGGTGGACGTGGTCGGCAAGATCGCTCTGGTGCAGCGCGGTACCTGCGCCTTCGGTGACAAGGTCGCCAACGCGGAGGCCGCCGGCGCGATCGGCGCGATCATGATGAACCAGGGCAACGGTACGCCGGAGGCCAACGCCGACCGGTACGACCTGTTCGCCGGCACCCTCGGCGCCCCGGTCGGCATTCCGGCGGTCTCGGTGTCCTACTACACCGGTGCGCAGTTCGCCACCACGCCGGGCCTGACCGTGCGGATCGAAGCCGACACCACCTCGGAGATCCGTAGCACCGAGAACGTCATCGCCCAGAGCAAGCACGGCCGCACCGACAACGTCGTCATGGCCGGGGCGCACCTGGACTCGGACCCGGCCGGGCCGGGCTTCAACGACAACGCCACCGGCAGCGCCGCGCTGCTGGAGGTGGCCCTGCAGATGGCGAAGGTCAAGCCGTACAACGCGGTCCGCTTCGCCTGGTGGGGCGCGGAGGAGGCGGGTCTGATCGGCTCGCAGTACTACGTGGACAGCCTGAGCCCGCAGCAGGTCGACGACATCGCCCTCTACCTGAACTTCGACATGATCGGCTCGCCGAACTACGTGTTCGGGGTGTACGACGGTGACGACTCGGCACAGGAGGGTTCCGGCCCGGGGCCGGAGGGTTCGGCGCAGATCGAGAAGGTCTTCGAGAAGTTCTTCGCCTCCCGGAAGCTGCCCACGGTGGCCTCCGACTTCACCGGTCGCTCGGACTACGGCGCCTTCATCGACGTCCAGATCCCCGCCGGTGGTCTGTTCACCGGGGCGGAAGGCGTCAAGACGGCCGAGGAGGCCGCCCTCTTCGGCGGTGTGGCGGGAGTCGCCTACGACCCCTGCTACCACCTGGCCTGCGACAGCCGTACGCCCGTCGCCGACGGCGGCGACCCGGCGGTGTACAAGTCGCTGGGCAAGAAGTACAAGCTCCACGGCAACGTCAACGTGTTCGCCCTCGACGTCAACTCCGACGCCGTGGCCGCCTCGGTGATCACCTTTGCCTTCGACACCTCGGCCGTCAACGGGGTGCCGGGCAAGGCACCCGGGAAGGGCAAGGGCAAGGGACACAAGCACCACCACAAGCACGGCCACAAGCACCACTGGAAGTAG
- a CDS encoding ABC transporter ATP-binding protein: MIAVEQLTKRYGRHTAVDDVSFHCEPGTVTGFLGPNGAGKSTTMRMICGLTPPTSGTATVAGHPYRHLPNPGRTVGVLLDASAQHAGRTGREALILAAATMGVDRRRVDELLDRVGLTGAAAGRRVGKYSLGMRQRLGLAQAFLGDPQVLVLDEPANGLDPEGIFWMRGLLRDFADRGGTVLLSSHLLREVEAVADRLVMIGGGRIVAEGSKEELLADSGTLVRARDREALREALRRAGLPVSDGTDGLLVDADGEAVGLAAAEAGVPLTELRPAGGGGLEQLFLTLTAGQDRIAGPLAPVAPTEETRR; the protein is encoded by the coding sequence ATGATCGCGGTAGAGCAGTTGACCAAACGATATGGACGGCACACCGCAGTCGATGACGTGTCCTTCCACTGCGAGCCGGGCACGGTGACCGGCTTCCTGGGCCCCAACGGGGCCGGCAAGTCCACCACGATGCGAATGATCTGCGGACTCACCCCACCGACCTCCGGCACCGCCACCGTGGCCGGTCACCCCTACCGCCACCTGCCCAACCCCGGCCGTACGGTCGGGGTACTGCTGGACGCCTCCGCGCAGCACGCCGGGCGGACCGGCCGGGAGGCGCTGATCCTGGCCGCCGCCACCATGGGGGTCGACCGGCGGCGGGTGGACGAGTTGCTCGACCGGGTGGGGCTGACCGGGGCGGCGGCCGGCCGCCGGGTCGGGAAGTACTCCCTGGGTATGCGGCAGCGGCTCGGCCTGGCCCAGGCATTTCTCGGCGATCCCCAGGTCCTGGTGCTGGACGAACCGGCCAACGGCCTGGATCCGGAGGGGATCTTCTGGATGCGCGGACTGCTGCGCGACTTCGCCGACCGGGGGGGCACCGTGCTGCTCTCCTCCCACCTGCTCCGCGAGGTGGAGGCGGTCGCGGACCGGCTGGTGATGATCGGGGGTGGCCGGATCGTGGCAGAGGGCAGCAAGGAGGAACTACTCGCCGACAGCGGCACCCTGGTGCGGGCCCGCGACCGGGAGGCGTTGCGCGAGGCACTGCGACGGGCCGGGCTGCCGGTCAGCGATGGCACCGACGGGCTGCTGGTCGACGCCGACGGCGAGGCGGTCGGGTTGGCCGCCGCTGAGGCCGGGGTGCCGCTCACCGAGCTGCGCCCGGCCGGCGGCGGCGGCCTGGAGCAACTGTTCCTCACCCTCACCGCCGGACAGGACCGGATCGCCGGCCCCCTGGCCCCCGTAGCACCGACCGAGGAGACTCGCCGATGA
- a CDS encoding DUF6642 family protein, with the protein MARGGIFCVEGQWHRDLNERGSVLPTLELLERLGRIRFIHKDAATRDELFYFVDRWLLKQYADYRLGFFAMHGEPNRLCLTDWHSVELTEVAERMAGRCEGRRLYFGSCSVLRAPEPVLREFLAVTGAALICGFTREVDWVESAAFETVLLDVLANGHRHNAAELRMGSAHWAPLASYLGFRVIYANGRAWRPSVRPRVPSQSSAGRVG; encoded by the coding sequence GTGGCGCGCGGTGGCATCTTCTGCGTCGAGGGTCAGTGGCACCGGGATCTCAACGAACGAGGGTCCGTGCTGCCCACCCTCGAACTACTCGAACGGCTCGGGCGGATCCGCTTCATCCACAAGGACGCCGCCACCCGCGACGAGCTGTTCTACTTCGTCGACCGCTGGCTGCTCAAGCAGTACGCCGACTACCGGCTGGGCTTCTTCGCCATGCACGGCGAGCCGAACCGGCTCTGTCTGACCGACTGGCACTCCGTCGAGCTGACCGAGGTGGCCGAGCGGATGGCCGGGCGCTGCGAGGGACGACGACTCTACTTCGGCAGCTGCTCGGTGCTGCGCGCCCCCGAGCCGGTGCTGCGCGAGTTCCTGGCGGTCACCGGCGCGGCGTTGATCTGTGGCTTCACCCGCGAGGTGGACTGGGTGGAGTCGGCCGCGTTCGAGACCGTCCTGCTGGACGTGCTGGCCAACGGCCATCGGCACAACGCCGCCGAGCTGCGGATGGGTTCGGCCCACTGGGCGCCGTTGGCGTCGTACCTGGGGTTCCGGGTCATCTACGCCAACGGCCGGGCCTGGCGGCCCTCGGTGCGACCCCGGGTGCCCAGCCAGTCCTCGGCCGGCCGGGTCGGCTGA
- a CDS encoding response regulator, producing MAALAGDMTAEQQPGSGTPPVRILIVDDDALVRAGLSMILGGTPDLTVVGEAADGSEVLAATTACRPDVVLMDIRMPRMDGLAATELLRALPKPPEVLVLTTFDADEHVLRALRAGAGGFLLKDTPPAEIVRAVRRVAAGEATLSPTVTRSLIAHVTAGTVADPRRDRAARLLAGLTERERAVAVALGRGCTNAEIAAELFMSVATVKAYVSRLLARLGLNNRVQVALLVHDAGLV from the coding sequence CTGGCTGCCCTGGCCGGCGACATGACCGCCGAACAGCAGCCCGGTTCGGGTACCCCACCGGTGCGGATCCTGATCGTGGACGACGACGCCCTGGTCCGGGCCGGGCTGTCGATGATCCTCGGGGGCACCCCCGACCTCACCGTCGTCGGGGAGGCGGCCGACGGCAGCGAGGTGCTGGCCGCGACCACGGCCTGCCGGCCGGACGTGGTGCTGATGGACATCCGGATGCCCCGGATGGACGGGCTGGCCGCCACCGAGCTGTTGCGGGCCCTGCCCAAGCCGCCCGAGGTGCTCGTGCTGACCACCTTCGACGCGGACGAGCACGTGCTGCGGGCGCTGCGCGCCGGTGCCGGTGGCTTCCTGCTCAAGGACACCCCACCGGCGGAGATCGTGCGGGCGGTACGCCGGGTGGCGGCGGGGGAGGCGACCCTGTCCCCGACGGTCACCCGCAGCCTGATCGCGCACGTCACGGCCGGTACGGTCGCCGATCCGCGGCGGGATCGGGCGGCCCGGCTGCTGGCCGGGCTGACCGAACGGGAACGGGCGGTGGCGGTGGCCCTGGGTCGGGGGTGCACCAACGCCGAGATCGCCGCAGAGTTGTTCATGAGTGTCGCCACCGTCAAGGCGTACGTCTCTCGGCTGCTGGCCCGCCTGGGCCTCAACAACCGGGTGCAGGTGGCTCTGCTCGTGCACGACGCCGGACTGGTCTGA
- a CDS encoding YqeB family protein — protein sequence MTAYGKPTVVSDGVGELVVLWGGFPIVGAAVGGLLAAGAGWVTDLAWAPAQGLFRLIDGLPDGYALGGGVGLGVLAGLVVAAMGTADRVQVTVDGTRVRLRHQGKEQEIARSQTRVVFVDGKDLVLLDGGAGELVRQRSDLPTDRLAAALQEHGWPWADADPHRDEYRRWVPGLPGLPTGADALLRARQEALERDRRDEARELRAELGRYGVVVRDDAKRQYWRLTRSDRSPQ from the coding sequence GTGACGGCGTACGGGAAACCGACCGTGGTCAGTGACGGTGTCGGGGAACTGGTGGTGCTCTGGGGCGGGTTCCCGATCGTCGGGGCCGCCGTGGGAGGGCTGCTGGCGGCCGGCGCGGGCTGGGTGACCGACCTGGCCTGGGCACCCGCGCAGGGACTGTTCCGGCTGATCGACGGCCTGCCCGACGGGTACGCCCTGGGTGGCGGGGTGGGGCTGGGGGTGCTGGCCGGTCTGGTGGTCGCCGCGATGGGCACGGCCGACCGGGTGCAGGTCACCGTGGACGGCACCCGGGTCCGGTTGCGCCACCAGGGCAAGGAGCAGGAGATCGCTCGGTCGCAGACCCGGGTGGTGTTCGTCGACGGCAAGGATCTGGTGCTGCTCGACGGCGGCGCGGGTGAACTGGTCCGGCAGCGGTCCGACCTGCCGACCGACCGACTGGCCGCGGCGTTGCAGGAGCACGGCTGGCCCTGGGCGGACGCCGACCCGCACCGGGACGAGTACCGGCGCTGGGTGCCCGGCCTGCCCGGCCTGCCGACCGGCGCGGACGCGCTGCTACGCGCCCGGCAGGAGGCCTTGGAGCGGGACCGGCGCGATGAGGCTCGGGAGTTGCGCGCGGAACTCGGCCGCTACGGCGTGGTGGTCCGCGACGACGCCAAGCGCCAGTACTGGCGGTTGACCCGCTCGGACCGGTCACCACAGTGA
- a CDS encoding ABC transporter permease, with protein sequence MTTTLARTVGTPAPATSRTPSLVRLTGVELRKLVDTRAGRWLLIAIGLVAAVIITLQLAYAPDDQQTFASFFGTSLFPVGVLLPVLGILSITTEWSQRTALTTFALVPRRERVIIAKLVAVLLAALASVLVCLAVAAVATLVAEATGGAGIWRLDGMLLVHALVLQVSTALIGVAFGLLLLHTPLAIVAYLVLPIAWSILGALVQPLYRAGEWLDTNRTMEPLFTPEMTGGQWQRLVVSLLLWLVVPLVAGLVRTMRQEVT encoded by the coding sequence ATGACCACCACCCTCGCCCGGACCGTAGGCACGCCCGCCCCGGCCACCAGCCGGACACCCTCCCTGGTCCGGCTGACCGGGGTCGAGCTGCGCAAGCTCGTCGACACCCGGGCCGGACGCTGGCTGCTGATCGCCATCGGCCTGGTCGCCGCCGTCATCATCACCCTGCAACTGGCGTACGCGCCGGACGACCAGCAGACCTTCGCCAGCTTCTTCGGCACCTCCCTGTTCCCGGTCGGGGTGCTGCTGCCGGTGCTGGGCATCCTGTCGATCACCACCGAGTGGTCGCAGCGCACCGCGCTGACCACCTTCGCGCTGGTCCCCCGCCGGGAGCGGGTGATCATCGCCAAGCTGGTCGCCGTGCTGCTGGCGGCGCTGGCCTCGGTGCTGGTCTGCCTGGCCGTGGCGGCTGTCGCAACACTGGTCGCCGAGGCGACCGGCGGGGCGGGCATCTGGCGTCTGGACGGAATGCTGCTCGTGCACGCCCTCGTGCTCCAGGTGTCCACCGCCCTGATCGGGGTGGCCTTCGGTCTGCTGTTGCTGCACACCCCACTGGCCATCGTGGCCTACCTGGTGCTGCCGATCGCGTGGTCCATCCTGGGCGCTCTGGTCCAACCGCTGTACCGCGCCGGGGAGTGGCTGGACACCAACCGGACCATGGAACCGCTGTTCACGCCCGAGATGACCGGCGGCCAGTGGCAGCGGCTGGTGGTGTCGCTGCTGTTGTGGCTGGTCGTACCCTTGGTCGCCGGTCTGGTCCGCACAATGCGTCAGGAGGTTACGTGA
- a CDS encoding M15 family metallopeptidase produces the protein MRVHTVKRALVALALALPGAAIAAVVAAPAAHADACYTWDRTLYQGRSGSDVRELQLRVAGWAGNRDIVELDGRYGPKTAAAVRRFQSAYGLTADGIAGPQTFAKLYQLQNDDCTPRHFNYAEMDDGCGRGGWTGGPLTTAQTRENALRTMWKLEALRRSLGDQPIIVTSGFRSRTCNNQVGGASNSQHLYGNAADLISRDRPLCDLARAARNHGFSGIIGPGVSGHDTHVHVDSRRENNRDNITNSTYWAAPDCGIAPGNR, from the coding sequence GTGCGCGTACACACTGTGAAGCGGGCTCTGGTCGCCCTGGCCCTGGCTCTGCCGGGCGCCGCGATCGCCGCGGTGGTCGCCGCACCGGCGGCGCACGCCGACGCCTGTTACACCTGGGACCGCACCCTCTACCAGGGGCGGTCCGGCAGCGACGTACGAGAGCTGCAACTGCGGGTGGCCGGTTGGGCGGGCAACCGCGACATCGTGGAACTCGACGGCCGGTACGGTCCGAAGACCGCCGCCGCGGTCCGCCGGTTCCAGTCGGCCTACGGCCTCACCGCCGACGGGATAGCCGGGCCGCAGACCTTCGCCAAGCTGTACCAACTCCAGAACGACGACTGCACGCCCCGGCACTTCAACTACGCCGAGATGGACGACGGCTGCGGCCGGGGCGGGTGGACCGGGGGCCCGCTGACCACGGCACAGACCCGCGAGAACGCCCTGCGCACGATGTGGAAGCTGGAGGCCCTGCGCCGCAGCCTCGGCGACCAGCCCATCATCGTCACCAGCGGCTTCCGCAGCCGCACCTGCAACAACCAGGTCGGCGGGGCCTCGAACAGTCAGCACCTCTACGGCAACGCCGCCGACCTCATCTCCCGGGACCGACCGCTGTGCGACCTGGCCCGCGCGGCCCGCAACCACGGGTTCAGCGGCATCATCGGCCCCGGGGTGTCCGGACACGACACCCACGTGCATGTCGACTCACGGCGGGAGAACAACCGGGACAACATCACGAACAGCACCTACTGGGCCGCCCCGGACTGCGGGATCGCACCCGGTAACCGCTGA